TGTCCGTACGTGGGTCATGCCTGCCACCCGGATAAACTCTTTGAAGTCCTTGGCGATAAACTGAGGGCCGTTGTCGGAAATGATCCTCGGGGTGGCGGCGGGATGCTTTTCCCGGGCTCGTTGGAGGATGATTTCCACATTTGCTTCGGTCATCGCCTCGCGTAGCTCCCAGTGGACGATGTAGCGGCTACAACCGTCCAGTAGGCAGCATAGATAGTAAAAGGTGCCGCAAATATTGATGTACGAAACATCAATATGCCAGTGTTCGTGCGGCTTGAGCGGCTGAACGAAGCCGGTTCCTTTTTTCGACTGTTTGCCGTTCCAGCGCCTGAGCAGTCCTGCAGCATTCAGAACACGATAGACGCTGCTGGGGCTGACGGCAACAACATCCTGATCGAGCATCATGAACGTCAAGCGGCGGTAGCCCTCCTGGGGCTTCTGCTGATAGAACTTGATGATCGCCTGCTTCTCCTTTTCTTCCAGCCAGAAATCGCGGGGGATCAAGGCGTTGTGCTCGTTGGCTTTGCCGTAGCGCTGCTGCCAGTTGTAAAACTTACTGACAGCCAGGCCCAGCCAGTCGATTATGTGCGTCACTGCGATGCCGGTGCGTTTTGCCCAGTGTTTGACAAAATCGATAACGGCATCGCGAATATCATGGGGCACCCAGGACGCTTTTAGAGTTCCCCAAGATCTTTTTTTAACTGAACGTGCTCCTCCATCAACTCAGAGAGGACTTCGTTTTTGGTCTGCAATTTGGCTTCGAGTTGAGCGATCCGTTTTTCATCAGATGTCTTTTTGCGAGAGTTGCTCTTTTCGAATGCGGCAGCGCCGTTCTCAAAAAATTCCTTCTGCCAACGGTAGAAAACCGTGGGTTGAAGCTGATATTCGTCACACAGATCCGAGACCGGTATCTGATCGACAAGATGCCGCTTGAGAATAGCAACCTTCTCATTGCCGGTGTAATTTTTACGTTGTTTTCGCATGGTTAATTTCTCCGTTCGCATAGTCTAACTCAAACGGAGCGATTCTCCAATTCACGCTGAACCAAGACAATCTAACGTCAATCATCTCCCGACCGACCTGTAGAGAGTTTGGAAAATATCATTTTTTCATAGATTTTGACGGGCGAGTTCAAGACCCAGATATCTCCGATGCCCTCAAAGAAATTCAAAAGATCAATAAAGTTAAGTTTCTTGGATCTTACCCAAAATGTAAACTTGTATAACAACGCAATTAAGCCGACGGTTGATAGCTCTGCGGGTTTCGTAAAACTTTCTACGAATTCCGAGGCCTTTACGCCGCGGCTTATCTCAGCCGTTGAGGCTGTAGGAAAACCCAAAAACGTGTTAGAATGCGAAAAAATTCATGAAATGCTAAAGGGGTTTTTCTCATGGCTCGTTTCAAACCCTACGACTACAAGCAAACCGTTATGTTGCCGGTGGATTTCGAACAGCAGATCCTGCCCGGCACCTTCGAGTATTCCCTGCACTACCTGGTCGACAACGAACTCGACCTGAGTATTTTCAACAGTAAATTCAACAACGACGAAGCCGGCCGTCCCGCCTACGATCCGGCCATTCTGCTGAAGATTGTGCTGCTGGCCTATTCGCGCGGGGTTACTAGCAGTCGCAAGATCGAAGCACTGTGCCGTGAAAACGTGATCTTTATGGCCCTGTCCGCCGACAGCCGTCCGCATTTCACCACCATTGCCGACTTCATCTCCGGGTCTGCCAAACAGATTGCCGATCTGTTTCATCAGGTGCTGATGGTTTGCGATGCCCTGGGGCTGATTGGTCATGAGATGTTCGCCGTCGACGGTTGCAAGATGCCATCGAACGCCTCCAAGGAGTGGAGCGGCACCCACGACGATTTGAAAAAGAAAGCCAAGAAGATCGACCGGGCCGTACGCTTTCTGCTCAACAAGCACCGCGAAGAAGATAAAAAGGGGCCGCCCGATCCGACCATGCGGCAGCGGGAGGAAAAGCAGAAAGAGACTCTGACCAAGGCCAGTCGTAAGATCAAGAAGTTCCTGACCGAAAACAAAAAACGCCAGGGTCGTCGCGGCAAGGAAGTGAAAAGCAACATCACCGACAACGACAGCGCCAAGATGAAGACCAGCCACGGCGTGCTTCAGGGCTACACTGGCGTCGCCGCGGTCGATGCCGAGCATCAGGTGGTGGTGCATGCCGAAGCCTTCGGTACGGGACAGGAGCATGGGTTGCTCGAACCGATGCTTGAGGGCATCCGCAAGGCCTTCAACGGTAACTATCATAACTGTGGTGACGAGATTCTTAGCGAGGCCAAAATCCTGGCCGATAGTGGTTTTCATAGCGGACAGACTCTGGAGCATCTGGAAGCAGAAGGCATAGACGGCTATATCGCCGATCCTGGTTTTCGCTCCCGCGATCCCCGTTTCAAGACCGCGTCACGTCACAAGCCCCAAGACTCCGGTGCGTCAAAGAGCCACCCAAAAAAACGCTTCAGCGTCAGCGACTTTCAGGTCGATCTTGCCAACAAGACCTGCGCCTGTCCGGCCGGTAACCCTCTGTGGCTCAAGTGCGCCAAAGCCAAGATCGGCGAGCGTTTATTCATGCAATTCATGGGCTATCAGGCTGATTGTGATCGCTGTGCAAAGCGGAGCCAATGCTTGCGAGACATCCGCCAAAAAGGAGCCCGCCAGGTCAACGTGCTGCTGGAGACGCTATCGAGTCCCAAGATCGGCATCATCGAGCGGATGAAACAGAAGATCGATTCCGTGTTCGGTCGCCACATTT
This DNA window, taken from Syntrophotalea carbinolica DSM 2380, encodes the following:
- a CDS encoding IS3 family transposase codes for the protein MPHDIRDAVIDFVKHWAKRTGIAVTHIIDWLGLAVSKFYNWQQRYGKANEHNALIPRDFWLEEKEKQAIIKFYQQKPQEGYRRLTFMMLDQDVVAVSPSSVYRVLNAAGLLRRWNGKQSKKGTGFVQPLKPHEHWHIDVSYINICGTFYYLCCLLDGCSRYIVHWELREAMTEANVEIILQRAREKHPAATPRIISDNGPQFIAKDFKEFIRVAGMTHVRTSPYYPQSNGKLERFHGTIKQECIRPKVPLSLEEARAQVADYIRYYNDERLHSALGYVAPKVKLEGREEQIFKERDSKLEAAREARKQKRRQEKIRPAQHHRVPERETFNPLTQQG
- a CDS encoding transposase, whose product is MRKQRKNYTGNEKVAILKRHLVDQIPVSDLCDEYQLQPTVFYRWQKEFFENGAAAFEKSNSRKKTSDEKRIAQLEAKLQTKNEVLSELMEEHVQLKKDLGEL
- a CDS encoding transposase yields the protein MARFKPYDYKQTVMLPVDFEQQILPGTFEYSLHYLVDNELDLSIFNSKFNNDEAGRPAYDPAILLKIVLLAYSRGVTSSRKIEALCRENVIFMALSADSRPHFTTIADFISGSAKQIADLFHQVLMVCDALGLIGHEMFAVDGCKMPSNASKEWSGTHDDLKKKAKKIDRAVRFLLNKHREEDKKGPPDPTMRQREEKQKETLTKASRKIKKFLTENKKRQGRRGKEVKSNITDNDSAKMKTSHGVLQGYTGVAAVDAEHQVVVHAEAFGTGQEHGLLEPMLEGIRKAFNGNYHNCGDEILSEAKILADSGFHSGQTLEHLEAEGIDGYIADPGFRSRDPRFKTASRHKPQDSGASKSHPKKRFSVSDFQVDLANKTCACPAGNPLWLKCAKAKIGERLFMQFMGYQADCDRCAKRSQCLRDIRQKGARQVNVLLETLSSPKIGIIERMKQKIDSVFGRHIYGQRLGIVEPVFGNLRETLGLRRFSLRGRTKVDGQWKLMTMLHNIGKIHRYGWTL